A genomic window from Cupriavidus metallidurans CH34 includes:
- a CDS encoding WYL domain-containing transcriptional regulator, producing MQKPSVPAAEPAEPKGLSWGLESRLQFIDFRLRWERRINRMDLTEHFGISVPQASLDISKYMELAPSNLTYDRSSKTYTAAQSFHPLYQRSSAQRYLAELLATKMGIVEPTASFIGSAPETDWAPSPWRTINEQTVEAVVRAIRQQESILVSYQSMTSLDESVRLLSPHALGNDGFRWHMRAFCHKRQRFSDFVLARILRIDGFEATQVDANQDSHWQTVLTLVLAPHPDLPAAKKRVLELDYGMEDGEVKLPCRQAFLYYTLRRLGLHTKEAPDPLAQQITLKNRDEIQPYIDALAAQA from the coding sequence ATGCAAAAACCTTCCGTTCCTGCCGCCGAACCTGCTGAGCCTAAGGGGCTAAGTTGGGGGCTGGAGAGCAGACTTCAATTCATCGATTTCCGTCTGCGCTGGGAGCGGCGCATCAACCGGATGGATCTCACCGAGCACTTTGGTATTTCGGTCCCGCAGGCATCGCTGGACATTTCCAAGTACATGGAGTTGGCGCCGAGCAACCTGACTTACGACCGCAGCTCCAAGACCTACACGGCAGCGCAGAGTTTTCACCCGCTTTACCAACGAAGCTCGGCGCAACGCTATCTAGCAGAACTGCTAGCGACAAAGATGGGAATTGTCGAGCCGACGGCCAGCTTCATCGGCTCCGCGCCGGAGACAGATTGGGCCCCGTCCCCTTGGCGCACGATCAATGAGCAGACCGTCGAAGCAGTGGTGCGCGCAATCCGCCAGCAGGAATCCATTCTGGTGAGCTACCAGTCCATGACGTCGTTGGATGAATCGGTTCGCTTGCTGTCTCCCCACGCCCTTGGCAATGACGGTTTTCGCTGGCACATGCGCGCGTTTTGCCACAAGCGCCAGCGCTTCAGCGATTTCGTCCTTGCTCGAATCCTGCGCATCGATGGCTTCGAGGCGACCCAAGTGGACGCCAACCAAGATTCGCATTGGCAAACTGTATTGACGCTGGTACTTGCACCGCATCCCGATTTGCCTGCAGCCAAGAAACGAGTCTTAGAGTTGGACTACGGCATGGAAGATGGAGAGGTCAAACTTCCATGCCGCCAAGCGTTTCTGTACTACACGCTGAGACGTTTGGGTTTGCATACCAAGGAAGCACCAGACCCCCTCGCACAG